The Candidatus Ozemobacteraceae bacterium sequence CGTCGTCGGTACCGAAGTTGCCAAGGGCGTGAAGGAGAAGTTGTCGAAAGACGGCAAGACGACGAAGGGCGCGATGTCCGATCCCGTCGTCGCCGGGGCCTGGGATTCCTACCAGAAGGCGAAAAAGGCGTATGACGAGGCCGTCGCGGCGAAGAAATCCGACGTCCGGCAGCTGAAGGAGGAAATGGACCGCCGCCGCGAAACCTGGAAGCAGGCCGTGCTCGAGCGCACCGGCAAAACCGGCGACAGCCCGTCGACCGGTTCCCGGAAAAATCCCTTCACCGGCGGAAACGTGCAGGTCGAACCGACTGGGGGCTCGAAGGGCAAAGCCGAGGCCCTGCCGACGGCTCCCGCGATGAACCAGACGTCGGGAGGCTCTTCCTCCGGCACCGCTTCGGACAAGGTCAGCCTCCAGTATTACACGGTCAAGGCGGGCGACTCGCTGTCCGCCATCTGCCAGCGCTATTACGGCGACAAGGGCATGTGGACCCACATCCTGCAATATCAGATTCCCAGCATCGCCGCGACGCCGAACCTGATTTTCCCCGGCCAGATCATTGCCCTGCCGCGCAATCTCACGACATCCTCCACGAACCCCTCCGCCACCCGCACGACGGGAACGACGACTCCGCCGGCATCGACGGGGAAATACCCGATCGAGCCCGCGGGCGACGAGTCATGGGATGACACCTTCCAGAAGGACTACGTGATCTCGGATCATACGCTGACCGACACAAACACGATGACGGTGGCCCAGATCCAGAGCTTCCTCGATGCGAAGGGCTCCTGCCTGGCCAAGCCCTACAACGGATCGACGCCCGCGCAGATGATCTATAACGCCGCGAAGAAATACGGCATCAACCCGCAAGTGCTGCTGACCCGTCTCCAGTGCGAACAGGGCCTGATTTCGAAAAAGACGGCCACCCAGAAAGAGCTCGACTGGGCCCTCGGCGTCGGCTGTTACGACTCGGGCAACTGGAACCAGAACTACAAGGGGTTCGACAAGCAGATCGAAGGCGCGGCCCAGACCTATCGCCGCCATTACGACAAGGCCAAAGCCGAGCTCGCCAAAGGCGAAAAGGTCTCCATGACCATCGACGGCGAATCTGTCACCATGAAGAACGCCGCGACCTACGCGTTCTACAAATACTGCCCGCATTTTCAGGGAAACAAGCTGTTCTTCGACGTCTGGCGCGGATACAAAAAATACTGGCCCTGACCGTTCGCGTATCCTGTCGATCCCTGCGAAATGAAAGCCAACCGTTCGCCCTGAGCTTGTCGAAGAGCGCGAGGCCTTTCGTGCTCGACCAGGCTCAGCACGAATGAATGTGACGAATTCAGGCAGACTCTGAGACCGCGAGCCGCTCCTCGTCGATGATCTGCGACAGGATTTTTCCGTCCCGGGAAAGCGCGTTCGGATCCGTTCCGGTCAGCAGGGCTGCCGCATACCGGCCGACCGAGGCATACCGGTTCGTGCCGATCTTTGCCGCCGAGGCGGGAAGAGTCTCCGGAAACCGCGACGTTTTGTCGGGATTCCGGAAAAACTGGAGGCGCCCGATGACTTCCGGCGGCTTGACGGGCGCAGGCGCCGGTGGTGTGAAAAGATGCCGTGCCAGGGGCTGGACCCCCGCCGATTCGCACCAGCCGGGATAATACTCGATGCGGTTGGCGCAGCAGCTGACCGAGAGCAGGACCGCCCGCTTGTCCTCCGTCAGGGCGATCGTGAAGCGGAGCAGGGTTCCCTTGCGGTTCAGCATGGGGGCGAAGGCCGTGAGGATGTTCTCCACGCCGGCTTTGTAGGCCTGGGGAAGCCTGAGGGGAAACATGCGCCAGGACCAGCGCGCCGACAGCGTTCGGTCGAGGCCGACCTGGGTCATCAGCGTCAGACCGCTTCCGGCGACGCTCACTTCGATCAGCGCCCGGGGTTCGATCCACTCCTCGACGAGAACCGGACCGGCTTCGAACGCCTGGATTTTTTCGTAGAACCCTGTCAGTTCCCTGAACCCCTCCATGCGGAAGATGCCGGCGCCGTTCGATGCGTTCCGGCAGCTTTTCAGAGCCAGCGGGAACTTTTGCCGCCGGACGATCCAAGCGCTGAGCTGATCGAACGTGGCGGCCGCCGCGCCTTCGGGAGTCGGCAGGTTTTTCGACCGCGTGAAGGCGCGGAGGCTCGACCGGTCGGTCAGGCAGGCGAGCAGGTCGCCGCCCAGGGAAAGCCAGGGGGAGCCTGGCTCGCCCGTTTCCCGGTCGTCGAGCAGGAGCGTTTCCTCGCCGTCGTCTCCCATGGCCGCCTGCATGACGGGGAGAAAAGGATCATCGCCTGTGAAGTGCGCCATCAGCCTCTATATCGGGCGAAGGGGCGGATGTACAAAGGGGTGTTGACGGAAAAGAGGGATTCTGCGTACCCTGAGGCGGTTTGAATATAATCACGAAAGGGAGAGAGACGCATGACTCTGATCCGACCCGACATCCACTGGGTGGGCGCCATCGAATGGGGCCTCGAGCATTTTCACGGCCACGAACTGTCGATCCGCAAGGGCTCCAGCTACAACGCCTACCTGATCAGGGACGAAAAGACCGTCCTGATCGACTCGGTGAAATACACGCATGCCAATGCCTTCATCGCCGACGTCGAGAAGATCGTTCCGATAGATAAAATTGACTATATCATCGTGAACCACGCCGAACCCGATCATGGAAGCGCGCTTCCGATCCTGCTCGCGAAGAATCCGAACGCCACCGTCGTCTGCAGCAAGGGCGGCGAGATCTCGATCAAACGGTTCTATCCGGGCAACTGGAACCTGAAGGTCGTCAAGACCGGCGAGACCCTGAATATCGGAAAGCGCAGTCTGAAGTTCTTCGAGGCACAGATGCTCCACTGGCCCGACTCGATGTTCACCTACTGCCCCGAGGAGAAGATCCTCTTCCCGAACGACGCGTTCGGCCAGCATTACGCCCATTCGTCGCGGTTCGCCGACGAGGCCGACCAATGCTCGCTCTGGCAGGAGGCGGAAAAGTATTTCGCCAACATCCTCACGCCGTATTCCGGCCAGATCACCCGCAAGGTGAACGAATTCCTCGCCCTGAACTGGCCGATCGAGATGATCTGCCCGAGTCATGGCCTGATCTGGCGGAAGGATCCGGTCCAGATCGTGAAAAAATACATGGAGTGGTCGTCAGGCAACTGCGAAAAATCCGCCATCGTATTGTATGACTCGATATGGAAAAACACCGAGAAGATGGCTCTGGCGGTCTGCGAAGGTCTCGCGCAGGAAGGCGTCACCTATCGGCTCTTCTCGGCCGGCGTATCCGACTTCAACGACGTCATGACAGAGATTCTTCGGTCGAAAGCTCTGATCGTCGGCTCGCCGACCTTGAACAACGGGCTGATGCCGACGATCATGCCGCACCTCGAGATGATCCGGGGCCTCCGG is a genomic window containing:
- a CDS encoding LysM peptidoglycan-binding domain-containing protein, encoding MVLHDRRGIVGFMLTVALGVAIGAATLVVGTEVAKGVKEKLSKDGKTTKGAMSDPVVAGAWDSYQKAKKAYDEAVAAKKSDVRQLKEEMDRRRETWKQAVLERTGKTGDSPSTGSRKNPFTGGNVQVEPTGGSKGKAEALPTAPAMNQTSGGSSSGTASDKVSLQYYTVKAGDSLSAICQRYYGDKGMWTHILQYQIPSIAATPNLIFPGQIIALPRNLTTSSTNPSATRTTGTTTPPASTGKYPIEPAGDESWDDTFQKDYVISDHTLTDTNTMTVAQIQSFLDAKGSCLAKPYNGSTPAQMIYNAAKKYGINPQVLLTRLQCEQGLISKKTATQKELDWALGVGCYDSGNWNQNYKGFDKQIEGAAQTYRRHYDKAKAELAKGEKVSMTIDGESVTMKNAATYAFYKYCPHFQGNKLFFDVWRGYKKYWP
- a CDS encoding flavodoxin domain-containing protein, which encodes MTLIRPDIHWVGAIEWGLEHFHGHELSIRKGSSYNAYLIRDEKTVLIDSVKYTHANAFIADVEKIVPIDKIDYIIVNHAEPDHGSALPILLAKNPNATVVCSKGGEISIKRFYPGNWNLKVVKTGETLNIGKRSLKFFEAQMLHWPDSMFTYCPEEKILFPNDAFGQHYAHSSRFADEADQCSLWQEAEKYFANILTPYSGQITRKVNEFLALNWPIEMICPSHGLIWRKDPVQIVKKYMEWSSGNCEKSAIVLYDSIWKNTEKMALAVCEGLAQEGVTYRLFSAGVSDFNDVMTEILRSKALIVGSPTLNNGLMPTIMPHLEMIRGLRFQKKLCAAFGTYGWSGEAVKRIEEILGGAGFTVAAPAVRAQFAPHAAELDACRALGREIAAKIKAAG